The window CAACAAGTAGAACAAGTATTCCCACAGGCGGTAAGTACCATGACCGATGTTATTCCCAACATCTATCAATTGGCTGATATTCAAAACGGTAAAATCAACTTAAACAATACCCTTAAAGCCGGTGATAAAGTGAAACTTATCTTCGAAAGCGGTACTGAACTACTTCAGGTAACCGAGGCTACCCCGGGTTCTTTCCGTGTAGAAAGTCCTAAATGCGGAAAAGTGTTTGTTTATGGGGTTGAAGTAAATGACTTCCACACCGTTGATTACGAAGCACTTTCAACCTTAAACATTTCAGCCACACAGGAGCTCTTTAAAATGATTACCCGCTTAAGCAGTGAGAACGAACTTCTGAAAGACCAAATGGCAACATTCTCCAGCGATATAGAACAAATTAAGGCTCAAATTGGCTTACAACAGGGAGTGAAATCAGGCAATGAATCTGCTTCCATGACTACCAATTAATTCAGTTGTTCATTCATCACTGTAAAACAAACATGAAAGCAGGAATTTTAATCTTTTTAACCTCTGCTACCCTGGTATTAACAGGCAAGGCTCAATTGGTTAATCAAACAACCCTGACCATTCAATCGGGTGTGAATTTGTATGTGGAAGGAAACGGACAAAACCAAAACGGGGCAACCATTCAAAATGCCGGAACCCTGCATTTAAAAGCCAACTTTTCCAATTCAGGCACCTCCTTGGTTGCAGGTAAAGTTATTGCTGATGGCACTTCCGGCTCCCAAACTTTGACCGGAAATTCCAACTTCCATACTTTGGAAATTGACAATTCCAATGGAGTTTCGGTAAATTCAGGAGCCACCGTTGGAATTGTACCCACAAACGCTGTTGGTTCACTTAACTTGAAATCTGGCACCTTTACTGCGCCAGCCGGAGCCGTAACTCTACAATCAAACAGCAATGGCACTGCTTACCTCGACAACTTTTCATCGGGTATGAACGGAGTATATAACCCCAGCTCCTTGCTTACCGTGCAGCGCTATGTACCCGGTTCTACAACCTATCATTATTTAAGCACTCCGGTTAGCGGAACGTTTATTAGCGACTGGTCCGACGACTTTACCATACAGGGACAAGATGGGTTTGTAAATGACGGTGTTACCAATACCATTCCATGGCCAACCCTTTGGCGCTATGAAGAATCTAATCCGAATGCCAACATGATGGTAGGTTGGATAGCCACCACCGGTGCCTCCAATCCCATCGATCGGGTAAGGGGTTATGCCTGTATGTTTAGTGGTACAACCGTTGATGTTTTAGGCACGGTAAGTCAAACCACTCCAACCCGACCTATCACACATACCACCTCCACCCAGCCATTATCTGACGGATGGAATTTAGTTGGCAACCCTCATCCATCTATGCTGGATTGGGATTTGGTTTACTCCCAAAACTCGTCGCTTGTCTCGGCAATTATTTACCAATGGAAGGTAAATCAATATGTTTCCTACAATGCTCTCACCGGCGTTTCCATCAATGGAGGAAGCGACAAAATTGCATCTTCACAGGGCTTTTTTATCCGATGCAATAGTTCAGGCAGCTTTTCCATTCCCGGTTCTACCCGAATCACCGGTACCAATGCCCCTTTCTTCAAACAGGAACAGCCTGAATGGCCTTTCCTTCGTTTGGGCATAGGAAGAAACCAGGCTCTATCGCATGAAGATGGCGATTGGGACGAAACGGTGGTTTACCAGGATTTACATTCCTCCGACGAATTAGACGAATACGGTGATGCACCAAAGTTCCTTTCTGAACAATCTCCGGCAATTTCCATTTATACACTCGAAGAAGAAACACCTTTAACCATGAATGCCTTGAAGCATTTTCAAACGGAAAAAACAATCCCCATAGGTGTTAAAGTAACAGCCAGCGGAGCTTACAACTTTTTACCTACCGAATTGTTGAATACAGGAGGAATGAAAATAATTTGGGAAGATCGTCTTCAAAAGAATTCCGTGGTATTGGAACCAGGAAAGCCTATCCAGGTTTTGATAGGAAAAGATGAGGCAGAAACCGGACGTTTTTTTCTTCGTCTTTCCAATGCCGAAAATCCGGAAAACAATTCTACTCAGCCCGATTTGTTAATGTTCTTAAGTCAAAACCAACTTCACCTAATTCGAAGCCAAGGGCTAGAACCTGCAACCATAGATTTGGTTAATTTATCCGGACAAGTGGTGACTTCCTATCGGGTAGGTTCCGAACCTGATTATACCATTTCATGCGAGAATTTGTCCCAGGGAATATATCTGGCCAGGTATCAGCAAGGCGAAAAGGTGGTAATCAGAAAAGTGGTATTGGAATAGGACTAAACTTTTTAACAAAAGGCATTTAGC of the Bacteroidia bacterium genome contains:
- a CDS encoding T9SS type A sorting domain-containing protein; this translates as MKAGILIFLTSATLVLTGKAQLVNQTTLTIQSGVNLYVEGNGQNQNGATIQNAGTLHLKANFSNSGTSLVAGKVIADGTSGSQTLTGNSNFHTLEIDNSNGVSVNSGATVGIVPTNAVGSLNLKSGTFTAPAGAVTLQSNSNGTAYLDNFSSGMNGVYNPSSLLTVQRYVPGSTTYHYLSTPVSGTFISDWSDDFTIQGQDGFVNDGVTNTIPWPTLWRYEESNPNANMMVGWIATTGASNPIDRVRGYACMFSGTTVDVLGTVSQTTPTRPITHTTSTQPLSDGWNLVGNPHPSMLDWDLVYSQNSSLVSAIIYQWKVNQYVSYNALTGVSINGGSDKIASSQGFFIRCNSSGSFSIPGSTRITGTNAPFFKQEQPEWPFLRLGIGRNQALSHEDGDWDETVVYQDLHSSDELDEYGDAPKFLSEQSPAISIYTLEEETPLTMNALKHFQTEKTIPIGVKVTASGAYNFLPTELLNTGGMKIIWEDRLQKNSVVLEPGKPIQVLIGKDEAETGRFFLRLSNAENPENNSTQPDLLMFLSQNQLHLIRSQGLEPATIDLVNLSGQVVTSYRVGSEPDYTISCENLSQGIYLARYQQGEKVVIRKVVLE